The Solanum dulcamara chromosome 2, daSolDulc1.2, whole genome shotgun sequence region TTAACGGCAATAACAAATGCCACTTAGAATCGAAGACGGATTCAAGATTTATAGTTTTATAGGTTCATGATATATAATAAAGTTATTAATATTGAACTCATTTTATTGTTGAAATTGTGGTTCATATCTATTATTTGTTGCAATTTTAGTAAATTTCTACATATAAATTCATGTATCGTGCCGAAAGTGTTAAATTCAGATAAATTCTGTATCAAAATACTATATCCGCCTCTAAACGAACATTCAATTGATAGCTATGAAAGCAATCTCTTACAGAAATATAATGTAAATTAAAATTGTATATCAATAAATTCAATTTAATTAGTCAAAATTTTCTCCGCACATAACTAGAGTTTAACGCACTAAATTCATGTCCGTAATATTCTTGATGATTAATTGTGTAACACAAACATCATATATAAGTATGGTTGCCTATAGagtttgatagaggctttaatAATAACACTGCGATTCCACAAATGGAGTCAAAATTTAACCAAGGCCTTGAGACACTCATATTTAGATTAATTTGGGTTTTGATGAAAAGAATATATTAGACAAAATCCTCATAAACTTTATACTGTAATTGACATTTTTTCATcaataattcttattttatctcaatttGAGTTTCTGGAAcgttattattgttttttggGTTCATGTACTTAACCTTTTCCATGAATGATTAGAGTGCTTTTTAGTTTTGTCTTCTTATAAATGTCATTTCCCCATTTGTTTAGATCCAGAGAATcagaacacaacaaaaataatatatttggtGTAATTCTACGAGTAGGATTTGAGGACACTGATGTGTATATAACTTTGTTTCTATCTTGTGATAGTAGAGAAACTGTTTTTGATATATCCTCGATCTAGGTAAATTATATCAACATCAAGAactgaaagaaaatacagtagtGAAGAAATTATGACTTTAATTATcgcattattttgttgttgttattgctttCATTtctgtattttctttttcaaacgGCTTTTTATTTTGAACCGAGGCTCTATTGAATACGACTTTGTACACTCTCTACCTTCTCCAGACCCCATTTATGAAATTACATTGAGCATGCTATTGAAGAagttatgataaaaataaagtaagaaaagaataaacaacaaataataCGGTAATCGaaacaaagaaaacaagaagTAATAATAAAATCGAAGAATAAAATGATAGgagagtaataataataacaatactgaTAAGAAAAACTAGATAATATTCAACTACTTACTAATCTTCTACCATAATCCTTGACTCTATGCCTTCCTATTTAAGCTTGTCATGTCTTCATTAAGTTACAAATATACTCTCATGTCCTATTTAATCACATCTGCTTAATATTTTAGATGATtagaaattgatgaaaataatgtTTGTTTTGAATATACCAtaatatttatgtgattataaatggaaaacttacataaatatccaatattaagaaaatatttacaatttataataataatattacagttttaatacaattttaatatatattagcaaaaataatttataaaactcatataatacaagttttatccatgaataatatatttatcacacactttaatacatttataatacattgtgtcaatttcttaccaaaacaaatataatatattttaaaacacttataatatatttatattgaatgCATAATTCTGAtttaatacatgacagatatatcataatatagctatgtattgctatagatgataataaatatcgctaaaatcactaattatgtaattttttcattataaattttttgaaatgttTAATTCACATTCATGATATCGTATTGTGTGATTAATTGAATACAAAACTTATTATTCTTTAGATTATACTTTAAAGTCAGTGTTTAAGTGTACCTTAATATTCATATATAATTTGATGATTTTGGAGCTCAATAACTATACATTAATAACTAGAAATCAACTAAAATAATTTTCACATCAAACATAAATTAGTAATTTGTAACTGAATCGTGTTTAACAATCATACATGGCTAATAGTGTAAAATTTCTTTTTCCGCTTTTTAGCCTTTTTAGAGGTCAATTACAAACAACTTTTTATAGTAAATACGAATTGATAGTCTATAATAAATGATAAGTGACTAATTTGTAAATAATTTTGGTTTAACAACCATACATGACTAATAGTGTAATACTTCTTTTTGTGCCTTTCTAACACAAAAAGTGAATTTCAAGTAACTTTCTATAGTAAACATCGATAATTCATAAAAGACATTATTAAGTAATATGTTACAATCATATATGACTAATAACTTTCAACTttctataataaatatatgtCAATAATATGTAAAAAATGTGACACGTGACATGTTACAAATCATACACCATTTATAAAAGACGATATTACGTAATATATTACGATCATACATGACTAATAACCTTTCAACTttctataaatataaaaaaagacaCACAGACATATTACAAATCACACATCATTCgtgtatataatttaaatccTTGATTCTATTTTGTACATTGTTGTCATTTGCTGATATAGGCTTTAATTTGTTCAATCAACTCTATTGTTCTTGTTTGTGCAACTTGAGACTTGTTCAAAACTTGAAACGCATGGCCTACACCTTTAAACATCACATAGTCAACAACTTTCTTATTACCAACAACTCTATTTAAAGTAGCACAAAATTCCAAATTTCTGTCTCTCAAAATATCTAACTCAGATATACACACCAATATACCAGGAATATTTCTTATATCCACCAAATCTACACTCTCTTTTGCAATTGCATTACACCACGGGTGGTCTCGATTAGCCCCCGTGGGTAACGCCAGTCGCCAGTATGTGTCAGCGCTCGCTAATGTGAGCGCTGATCGTGGCGATTGACTTGTGTATTTTTCGGAGTAAGTCCTGGATTCTCCACCAAAAAAAGGTTGAATTAAAATTATACCTTTTAAAATTATTGGCTTTAGGTCACCTATTTTTGAACAAAGCCTAATAGCTACATTATAGGCTATGTTCCCACCAGCACTATCACCAACCAAATAAATACTAGAAAAATTAACCCTATTTAACCACCAATAATCTTCATTAGCACCCATAAACACTTTTTGTCTTATCCAAACAATCGTCTTAACCCCATCATCGTAAGCTGCTGGAAGACGATTTTCGGGGGCTAAACGATAATTAATAGACATGATCACACAATTAGCAATTGATGCTAATTTTGCTAAGAACTCATGGTAACAAATCCAAGATGATGATCCAACACAAAATCCACCACCAtggaaataaattaataaaggTAATTTATTTCCTTGacatgatgatgatatttttggGACATATAAACGTGCCCAAATATTTGTGTGCCTATCAATTACAACATCACTAGAGGTAACACCAAGTTCAAGAGGCAATTTACTAGTAACATTTGGGACTATTTGAGGTCTTTCAACATGACCATCTTTGTAAACTTTAATAAGACCTTCAATTTCTTCTAATAAAACTTTATGTTGAGgatattctttgattttttgaAGGTTGAAATTTGGATCAAATGTTATGGTtttcattcttctttttttcatgaattcaagaatgaagaaaataagaagaagaggagagtgTTTTGAAGAggatttttttgtttgtttgttgtggTTACATAATAATTGTAGTTGATGAGAAGTTGTTTATATAGGAAGTGAAAAAGATAAGATTGGGCTAGTTAGCATTGAAGGCTTTTGAAGTATATCATAAAGAAATATGGATTATTTATCCACTTTTGACATGAAAAGTGGGGAATTGGGAAATTGACACGTGTCTTCACGTGGAGTCTATAATAGTGGGCTAAGTGGCATTGGCTTCAATCATTCAACCCCTGCCCTTATTCGTTTGGCAGAATTCACTAATTTTGagtgaaattttttatttatattattatttttaaatgttaaaTATACACGAGAATTTGATTTAAAACCTACTTACTAGTATTTAAGATcgttatttatatatattttactttttttgaattatattcaaaaaaattatattaaatatattattattgttattttaatttcaaaattttaacatttaaattttaaatacatGGTATTAACCTCACCCCCTCAACGTCAATGTGGGTTTTTTCACAAGTGGAAAAATGAATCATTTTAGTCAGTCAACTTTTGGATGTTTCTTGGTTTTGAGTACTTGATTGGTTGTGGTATTCAATAATGAATCATATCTAAACAAAGTCTTTCACCATGTTGGGACACAAAAATATCATCTTTAATTTCTCACACGCACtagttatatattttattaatttataatttaaaataaatgtgatctattatatattttagtgtTTTTTTTGCATTTGTATAAGCGACATAAACAATTCAGTTAAACTTATTGTTTGCCTCTGCATGTAAAAAGTGTAAAACTAGTActctctcattttattttactttctttttatactaacaataaataatttattttatttatctattttaataaatcaagattttttttttcatattactcttaatattaataatatggAGAGAAAAAATAGTATATCAATAGAAATATAGTTCTAATTAACACGTGCAAGCTTTATtcacaaaatatgaaaataaaatctaTAACCTTATCTAGGGAAAttcttttattaaataaaatatgtattctttcacatttaattaaaaatttaaaatttaaaaataaacttgTTTTAAGAGATAGCGATTTTCGTATATTATATGAAtttaaattagtcaaattaaTCTCAAATATAAAGGATGGATTATTTGTTGGGGATGCAACATAAAGTTGAGATaaggttaaaaaaataatagttgtGGGA contains the following coding sequences:
- the LOC129879974 gene encoding probable carboxylesterase 6, which encodes MKKRRMKTITFDPNFNLQKIKEYPQHKVLLEEIEGLIKVYKDGHVERPQIVPNVTSKLPLELGVTSSDVVIDRHTNIWARLYVPKISSSCQGNKLPLLIYFHGGGFCVGSSSWICYHEFLAKLASIANCVIMSINYRLAPENRLPAAYDDGVKTIVWIRQKVFMGANEDYWWLNRVNFSSIYLVGDSAGGNIAYNVAIRLCSKIGDLKPIILKGIILIQPFFGGESRTYSEKYTSQSPRSALTLASADTYWRLALPTGANRDHPWCNAIAKESVDLVDIRNIPGILVCISELDILRDRNLEFCATLNRVVGNKKVVDYVMFKGVGHAFQVLNKSQVAQTRTIELIEQIKAYISK